In Caretta caretta isolate rCarCar2 chromosome 18, rCarCar1.hap1, whole genome shotgun sequence, a single genomic region encodes these proteins:
- the LOC142069537 gene encoding uncharacterized protein LOC142069537 — MQSSSAQVTMMESQNRKRAPAWTEREVRDLIAVWGEESVLSELRSSFRNAKTFVKISQGMKDRGHNRDPKQCRVKLKELRQAYQKTREANSRSGSEPQTCRFYDELHAILGGSATTTPAVLFDSFNGDGGNTEAGFGDEEDDDDDEVVDSSQQASGETGFPDSQELFLTLDLEPVPPEPTQGCLLDPAGGEGTSAACVSMIRGSSPSQRLVKLRKKKKRTRDEMFSELMLSSHTDRAQTNAWRQIMSECRKAQNDREERWRAEESKWRAEDRAEAQMWRQRNERRQDSMLRLLQDQTSMLQCMVELQQRQLEHRLPLQPLCNQPPSSPSSIASPPRRPRTRWGGLRPTSHSTTEDCPKKRRLSFNKF; from the exons atgcagagctcatcagcacaggtgaccatgatggagtcccagaatcgcaaaagagctccagcatggaccgaacgggaggtacgggatctgatcgctgtttggggagaggaatccgtgctatcagaactccgttccagttttcgaaatgccaaaacctttgtcaaaatctcccagggcatgaaggacagaggccataacagggacccgaagcagtgccgcgtgaaactgaaggagctgaggcaagcctaccagaaaaccagagaggcgaacagccgctctgggtcagagccccaaacatgccgcttctatgatgagctgcatgccattttagggggttcagccaccactaccccagccgtgttgtttgactccttcaatggagatggaggcaatacggaagcaggttttggggacgaagaagatgatgatgatgatgaggttgtagatagctcacagcaagcaagcggagaaaccggttttcccgacagccaggaactgtttctcaccctagacctggagccagtaccccccgaacccacccaaggctgcctcctggacccagcaggcggagaagggacctctg ctgcatgtgtttcaatgatcagaggatcttctccttcccagaggctagtgaagcttagaaagaaaaaaaaacgcactcgcgatgaaatgttctccgagctcatgctgtcctcccacactgacagagcacagacgaatgcgtggaggcaaataatgtcagagtgcaggaaagcacaaaatgacagggaggagaggtggcgggctgaagagagtaagtggcgggctgaagacagggctgaagctcaaatgtggcggcagcgtaatgagaggaggcaggattcaatgctgaggctgctgcaggaccaaaccagtatgctccagtgtatggttgagctgcagcaaaggcagctggagcacagactgccactgcagcccctctgtaaccaaccgccctcctccccaagttccatagcctcccctcccagacgtccaagaacgcggtgggggggcctccggccaaccagccactccaccacagaggattgccccaaaaaaagaaggctgtcattcaataaattttaa
- the LOC142069546 gene encoding claudin-16-like produces the protein MKCTKLISEQVHQKYKFSLAAGTLFFLGGLSGAIAVLCYAVDTVQKYRLEVSLGIPGVTYELGYSYWMAVAGTICTCVTGILLIVASCASTRTPRRWRRHPRVCLPPASQRKGTYL, from the exons ATGAAATGCACCAAGCTGATCAGTGAGCAGGTCCATCAGAAATACAaattctcccttgctgctgggacCCTTTTCTTTCTGGGAG GGCTGTCAGGAGCAATCGCAGTTCTCTGCTATGCGGTGGACACTGTTCAGAAGTATAGGCTAGAG GTCAGTCTTGGGATCCCAGGGGTGACCTATGAACTGGGCTATTCTTACTGGATGGCTGTGGCGGGCACCATCTGCACCTGTGTGACGGGGATCCTGCTTATTGTTGCCAGCTGTGCCAGCACCCGGACACCAAGACGGTGGAGGAGACATCCACGGGTCTGCCTGCCACCTGCCTCCCAGAGGAAAGGCACCTACCTGTGA